From Triticum urartu cultivar G1812 chromosome 2, Tu2.1, whole genome shotgun sequence, a single genomic window includes:
- the LOC125539142 gene encoding phosphoenolpyruvate carboxylase kinase 2-like: MSEELERDYEIGEEIGRGRFGVVRRCASRSSGDLYAVKSVDRSRLADDLDRGLAELEPKLAQLAAAGNPGVVQVHAVYEDEAWTHVVMDLCAGPDLLDWVRLRHGAPVPEPEAAAVAAQLAEALAICHRRGVAHRDVKPDNVLLDAPDGGDGPVRARLADFGSAALVGGGEGARGLVGTPHYVAPEVVAGDEYGEKADVWSAGVVLYVLLTGGALPFSGETASDVFAAVLRGRPRFPPRLFAGVSPLAKDLMRRMMCRDVSRRFSAEQVLRHPWIVSGGGAREAVQPT; encoded by the exons ATGAGTGAGGAACTCGAGCGGGACTACGAGATCGGGGAGGAGATCGGGCGCGGCCGCTTCGGCGTCGTCCGCCGCTGCGCGTCCCGCTCCTCCGGCGACCTCTACGCCGTCAAGTCGGTCGACCGCTCGCGCCTCGCCGACGACCTGGACCGCGGCCTGGCCGAGCTGGAGCCCAAGCTGGCGCAGCTGGCCGCCGCGGGCAACCCGGGCGTCGTGCAGGTGCACGCGGTGTACGAGGACGAGGCGTGGACGCACGTGGTCATGGACCTCTGCGCCGGCCCCGACCTGCTCGACTGGGTCCGCCTCCGCCACGGCGCGCCCGTCCCGGAGCCCGAGGCCGCCGCCGTGGCCGCGCAGCTCGCCGAGGCCCTCGCGATCTGCCACCGCCGCGGCGTCGCGCACCGCGACGTCAAGCCGGACAATGTGCTCCTCGACGCCCCCGACGGCGGGGACGGCCCCGTGCGGGCCCGGCTCGCGGACTTCGGGTCGGCGGCGCTGgtcggcggcggggagggcgCGCGGGGGCTGGTGGGCACGCCGCACTACGTGGCGCCCGAGGTGGTGGCGGGGGACGAGTACGGGGAGAAGGCGGACGTGTGGAGCGCCGGGGTGGTCCTCTACGTGCTCCTCACCGGCGGCGCGCTGCCCTTCAGCGGCGAGACGGCGTCGGACGTGTTCGCGGCCGTGCTGCGCGGGAGGCCCCGGTTCCCGCCGCGGCTGTTCGCCGGGGTGTCGCCGCTGGCCAAGGACCTGATGCGGCGCATGATGTGCCGCGACGTCTCCCGGAGGTTCTCCGCGGAGCAAGTCCTCC GGCACCCGTGGATCGTGAGCGGAGGGGGCGCCCGAGAGGCGGTGCAGCCGACCTGA